Proteins co-encoded in one Acidovorax sp. 69 genomic window:
- a CDS encoding creatininase family protein — protein MTAATAPQPPSPALPSHFWADLSTRDFAVLKSSGQADQVVAVLPVAAVEQHGPHLPLSVDATLLQGVVDAALPLLPADLPVLFLPPQNVGLSPEHIRFPGTLTLSPATVIALWTEIGECVARAGIKKLLLFNGHGGQVSVMDIVARELRTRCDLIVYSASWFSLPLPDAVAGQFSAQEHRFGIHAGEIETSMMRHLAPATVHMEHARDFRSTSQDRSEQYAILGNGKSAKLGWQMQDYHPAGAVGNAAAATADKGRAVVEAAAVQLVALLRELQALPLSTLANGPDLR, from the coding sequence ATGACCGCTGCCACTGCGCCCCAACCCCCATCCCCCGCCTTGCCTTCGCACTTCTGGGCCGACCTGTCCACCCGCGACTTCGCTGTGCTGAAGAGTTCGGGCCAGGCCGATCAGGTGGTGGCAGTATTGCCTGTGGCCGCCGTCGAGCAACATGGCCCGCACCTGCCGCTGTCGGTGGATGCCACGCTGCTGCAGGGCGTGGTCGATGCTGCGCTGCCGCTGTTGCCCGCTGACTTGCCCGTGCTGTTCTTGCCCCCGCAGAACGTGGGCCTGAGCCCCGAGCACATTCGCTTTCCCGGCACGCTCACGCTGTCGCCCGCCACGGTGATCGCGCTGTGGACGGAGATCGGCGAGTGCGTGGCCCGCGCGGGCATTAAGAAACTTCTGCTGTTCAACGGCCACGGCGGCCAGGTGAGCGTGATGGACATCGTGGCGCGCGAGTTGCGCACGCGCTGCGACCTCATCGTCTACAGCGCCAGTTGGTTCAGCCTGCCGCTGCCCGACGCGGTGGCCGGGCAATTCAGCGCGCAGGAGCACCGCTTTGGCATCCACGCGGGCGAGATCGAGACATCGATGATGCGGCACCTCGCGCCCGCCACGGTGCATATGGAGCACGCTCGCGACTTCCGCTCCACGTCGCAAGACCGGTCGGAGCAGTACGCCATTTTGGGCAACGGCAAGAGCGCCAAGCTGGGCTGGCAGATGCAGGACTACCACCCGGCTGGGGCCGTGGGCAATGCTGCTGCGGCCACGGCCGACAAGGGGCGGGCGGTGGTAGAGGCTGCGGCGGTGCAACTGGTGGCGCTGCTGCGGGAGCTGCAGGCGCTGCCGTTGTCGACCCTGGCAAACGGGCCAGACCTGCGTTGA
- a CDS encoding histidine phosphatase family protein, producing MGTLYLVRHGQASFGAADYDQLSPLGRQQAVRLGEHWRARGMQFDAVITGTLRRHTQTLEGIAEGLQITPTVLQLPGLNEYDSHALIAAIHPQPLGKADTPELYRAHFRILCDALAQWMAGVISPQGMPTWNEFSAGVRAALDHVRHQHAGQNVLLVSSGGPISTAVGEVLGTAPEVTIALNMRIRNSAVTEFSIAPKRLMLQTFNTLPHLNELEHAQWVTHA from the coding sequence ATGGGAACCCTCTATCTTGTGCGCCACGGCCAGGCCTCGTTTGGCGCTGCAGATTACGACCAGCTCAGCCCTCTGGGCCGGCAGCAGGCGGTGCGCCTGGGTGAACACTGGCGCGCTCGGGGCATGCAGTTTGATGCGGTCATCACCGGCACCCTGCGCCGCCACACACAAACTCTGGAAGGTATTGCCGAGGGCTTGCAGATCACACCCACGGTGCTGCAGTTGCCAGGCCTGAACGAATACGACAGCCACGCGCTGATCGCAGCCATCCACCCCCAACCTCTTGGCAAGGCCGACACACCCGAGTTGTACCGCGCTCACTTTCGCATCCTGTGTGATGCGCTGGCGCAGTGGATGGCCGGCGTCATCAGCCCCCAGGGCATGCCAACGTGGAACGAGTTTTCAGCCGGTGTGCGCGCCGCGCTAGACCATGTGCGCCACCAGCACGCGGGCCAGAACGTGCTGCTGGTGAGCAGCGGCGGCCCTATCTCTACCGCGGTGGGCGAGGTGCTGGGCACCGCGCCCGAGGTGACGATTGCGCTGAACATGCGCATCCGCAACAGCGCGGTGACGGAGTTCTCGATTGCGCCCAAGCGGTTGATGCTGCAGACGTTCAACACGCTGCCGCATCTGAACGAACTGGAGCACGCGCAGTGGGTCACACACGCCTGA
- a CDS encoding threonine dehydratase, translating to MKTPLDPTTLLPTLANIEAAAEVVYRDFAATPQYRWALLSERLGTDCWLKHENHTPVGAFKIRGGLTYFDQLAQRGALPAEVISATRGNHGQSMGWAARRHGVACTIVVPRGNSVEKNAAMRALGVTLIEHGTDFQEAREHAMQLAQERGAHMVPSFHPDLLRGVSTYWWEFLRAVPQLDVVYVPIGQGSGACSAIAAKRALQHPVRVVGVVSSHATTYADSLAAGHVVEAPVTTQLADGMACRVADPEALAVMAPHIDHIVQVSDAEVAAAMRALFTDTHNVAEGAGAAALAAALQEREQLQGQHVGLALTGGNVDAPMFAKTLASS from the coding sequence ATGAAAACGCCTCTGGACCCCACCACCCTGCTGCCCACCCTGGCCAACATCGAAGCAGCCGCAGAGGTCGTGTACCGCGACTTTGCGGCCACCCCCCAGTACCGCTGGGCACTGCTCAGCGAACGCCTGGGCACCGACTGCTGGCTCAAGCACGAGAACCACACACCCGTGGGCGCGTTCAAGATCCGTGGCGGGCTGACCTACTTTGACCAACTTGCGCAACGTGGCGCCCTGCCCGCTGAAGTCATCAGCGCCACCCGCGGCAACCACGGCCAGAGCATGGGCTGGGCCGCGCGCCGCCACGGCGTGGCCTGCACCATCGTCGTGCCGCGCGGGAACTCGGTCGAAAAGAACGCCGCCATGCGTGCCCTGGGCGTCACGCTCATCGAGCACGGCACCGACTTTCAGGAAGCGCGGGAACACGCCATGCAGCTTGCCCAAGAGCGCGGCGCGCACATGGTGCCCAGCTTTCACCCCGACCTGCTGCGCGGCGTGAGCACCTACTGGTGGGAGTTCTTGCGCGCCGTGCCGCAGCTGGACGTGGTGTATGTGCCCATCGGCCAGGGCTCGGGCGCGTGCTCGGCCATCGCGGCCAAGCGGGCGCTGCAGCACCCGGTGCGCGTGGTGGGCGTGGTCAGCAGCCACGCCACCACCTATGCCGATTCACTGGCCGCAGGCCACGTGGTCGAGGCACCCGTCACCACCCAGCTCGCCGACGGCATGGCGTGCCGCGTGGCCGACCCCGAAGCCCTGGCCGTGATGGCCCCGCACATCGACCACATCGTGCAGGTGAGCGACGCCGAAGTGGCCGCCGCCATGCGCGCCCTGTTCACCGACACGCACAATGTGGCCGAAGGCGCGGGCGCGGCGGCGCTGGCGGCGGCGTTGCAGGAGCGAGAGCAGCTCCAGGGCCAACATGTGGGCCTGGCGTTGACAGGCGGCAACGTGGACGCGCCGATGTTTGCCAAGACGCTCGCCAGCAGCTAG
- a CDS encoding VOC family protein, with protein sequence MTPTTALQTPCVDHLVVLAADLATGVTWCERTLGFTPTAGGEHPLMGTHNRIFNISSPAHPHAYLEIIAINPGAAPAIPSSARRWFDMDDITLQQQVADHGPQLIHWVASVPDVAERCAALSAQDIERGAIVTASRPTPNGLLQWQITVRDDGLRLMDGCLPTLIQWGAVHPCSSLPASGVQLQQLTLQHLQSATLQAACEAIGVAPQVAVTAGDAPRLSAQFATPRGPVTLSSFH encoded by the coding sequence GTGACCCCTACCACCGCCCTGCAAACACCCTGCGTCGACCATTTGGTCGTACTGGCTGCGGACCTGGCCACCGGCGTGACCTGGTGCGAACGCACCCTGGGCTTCACACCCACAGCGGGCGGCGAACACCCGCTGATGGGCACGCACAACCGCATCTTCAATATTTCCAGCCCGGCACATCCGCATGCCTATCTGGAGATCATTGCTATCAACCCAGGAGCTGCTCCCGCAATACCATCAAGCGCTAGACGCTGGTTTGACATGGACGACATCACCTTGCAACAGCAGGTGGCGGATCACGGCCCGCAGCTCATCCACTGGGTGGCCAGCGTGCCCGACGTGGCCGAGCGGTGCGCCGCACTGTCTGCGCAAGACATCGAACGCGGCGCCATCGTGACCGCCAGCCGCCCCACACCGAACGGACTGCTGCAATGGCAGATCACTGTGCGCGACGACGGCCTGCGCCTGATGGACGGCTGCCTGCCCACCCTCATCCAGTGGGGCGCCGTGCACCCGTGCAGCAGCCTGCCCGCCAGCGGCGTGCAACTGCAGCAACTCACGCTGCAGCACCTACAGTCGGCCACGCTGCAGGCGGCGTGCGAAGCCATCGGCGTTGCGCCCCAGGTCGCAGTCACGGCCGGTGACGCCCCCCGGCTCAGCGCGCAGTTCGCCACGCCGCGCGGCCCCGTCACCTTGTCGTCCTTCCACTGA
- a CDS encoding PhzF family phenazine biosynthesis protein, with translation MRHRPFQQVDVFTATAYRGNPLAVVLDGTDLSTEAMQAFTNWTNLSEATFVLPPTAEGRAAGADYRVRIFCPGRELPFAGHPTLGTCHAWLQAGGKPQAAGRVVQECGVGLVALRQGSDRLAFAAPPLIQSGPLAEDDVALIAHGLGVARSDILHHAWCDNGPHWRGVMLRSSEQVLALKPDGAILAGLDVGVVGPRGKVGVIGSTDAEGIAFEVRAFFPGNNGLAEDPVTGSLNAALAQWLIGAGLAPTQYVAAQGTCLDRAGRVYVEQDGDTIWVGGSSVTCVSGEVLL, from the coding sequence ATGCGCCACCGCCCCTTCCAGCAAGTCGATGTGTTCACCGCCACCGCCTACCGTGGCAACCCGCTGGCCGTGGTGCTGGACGGCACGGACCTGTCCACCGAAGCCATGCAGGCGTTCACGAACTGGACCAACCTGTCCGAAGCCACCTTTGTGCTGCCCCCCACCGCCGAAGGCCGCGCGGCCGGTGCCGACTACCGCGTGCGCATTTTCTGCCCCGGGCGCGAGCTGCCTTTCGCCGGTCACCCGACGCTGGGCACCTGCCATGCCTGGCTGCAGGCCGGTGGCAAGCCCCAGGCGGCGGGCCGGGTCGTGCAGGAATGTGGCGTGGGCCTGGTCGCGCTGCGGCAGGGCAGTGACCGCCTGGCTTTTGCCGCGCCGCCATTGATCCAAAGCGGCCCGCTGGCCGAGGACGATGTGGCTTTGATCGCACACGGCCTGGGTGTGGCGCGCAGCGACATCCTGCACCATGCCTGGTGCGACAACGGCCCCCACTGGCGTGGCGTGATGCTGCGCAGCAGTGAACAGGTGCTGGCACTCAAGCCGGATGGCGCCATCCTGGCCGGGTTGGACGTGGGCGTGGTGGGCCCACGCGGCAAGGTGGGGGTCATCGGCAGCACCGACGCCGAGGGCATTGCCTTTGAAGTGCGCGCTTTTTTCCCGGGCAACAACGGCCTGGCCGAAGACCCCGTGACCGGCAGCCTGAACGCCGCGCTGGCCCAGTGGCTCATCGGCGCAGGGCTGGCCCCCACGCAATACGTGGCAGCCCAAGGCACCTGCCTGGACCGCGCGGGGCGGGTCTATGTGGAACAGGACGGTGACACCATCTGGGTCGGCGGCAGCTCAGTCACCTGCGTGTCAGGCGAGGTGCTGCTGTGA
- a CDS encoding PhzF family phenazine biosynthesis protein, which yields MHQRPFKQIDVFSDRPGYGNPVAVVLDADGLSDSDMRRFAAWTNLSETTFLLPPTEAGRSTGADYRLRIFSPSGELPFAGHPTLGTCHAWLQAGHTPRQPGMVIQECALGLVRIAQANDTLAFAAPPLRRSAPSPALVPLIASALGLRPQQILGAQLLDNGPVWLGLLLDSADTVLGLHPDHARLKDLGQDVGVIHVSPAASNTAQPGAVVRAFAAPMGNPEDPVTGTLNASLAEWLIADGLAPSSYLVAQGECLGRAGRVHIRQDDSHQIWVGGRAVTCIEGTVLL from the coding sequence ATGCACCAGCGCCCCTTCAAGCAAATCGATGTGTTCAGCGACCGCCCCGGCTACGGCAACCCCGTGGCCGTGGTGCTGGATGCCGACGGCCTGAGCGACAGCGACATGCGCCGCTTTGCTGCCTGGACCAACCTGTCGGAAACCACCTTTCTGCTGCCCCCGACCGAAGCCGGGCGTTCTACGGGCGCCGACTACCGCTTGCGCATCTTCAGCCCCAGTGGCGAGTTGCCTTTTGCAGGCCATCCCACGCTGGGCACCTGCCATGCGTGGCTGCAGGCCGGCCACACACCCCGCCAGCCGGGCATGGTGATCCAGGAGTGTGCGCTGGGCCTGGTACGCATCGCGCAGGCGAATGACACCCTGGCCTTTGCCGCTCCGCCCCTGCGGCGCAGTGCCCCCAGCCCCGCCTTGGTGCCGCTGATCGCCAGCGCCCTGGGCTTGCGCCCACAACAGATCCTGGGCGCGCAATTGCTCGACAACGGGCCCGTCTGGCTGGGCCTGCTGCTCGACAGCGCCGACACCGTGCTGGGCCTGCACCCCGACCATGCCCGCCTGAAAGACCTGGGCCAGGACGTGGGCGTGATTCATGTCAGCCCTGCGGCCAGCAATACGGCACAACCCGGCGCGGTAGTGCGGGCCTTTGCCGCCCCCATGGGCAACCCCGAAGACCCCGTCACCGGCACCCTCAATGCCAGCCTGGCCGAATGGCTGATTGCCGACGGCCTGGCACCAAGCAGCTACTTGGTGGCCCAAGGCGAGTGCCTGGGCCGTGCGGGCCGGGTGCATATCCGCCAGGACGACAGCCATCAGATCTGGGTGGGTGGCCGTGCTGTCACCTGCATTGAAGGCACGGTGCTGCTATGA
- a CDS encoding glutathione S-transferase, translating into MLRLWGRLSSINVRKVVWAAQELGITLQRTDAGGQYGVVREARYLSLNPNGLVPLIEDEDTGVTLWESNPIVRYLCARHSPGDLYPEDLPTRCVGEQWMDWQQTTLNPAGRDAFIQWIRTPAAQRNDALIAASVATTEPLLAMLDAHLARQPYMAGERFTMADIPVGCEIHRWWGLPQARPARPHLERWYNMVSTRPGARGVLDQPLS; encoded by the coding sequence ATGCTGAGGCTCTGGGGGCGCCTGTCGTCCATCAACGTGCGCAAGGTGGTGTGGGCCGCGCAGGAACTGGGTATCACACTGCAGCGCACCGATGCGGGCGGCCAGTACGGCGTGGTGCGCGAGGCGCGCTACCTGAGCCTCAATCCCAACGGCCTGGTGCCCCTGATCGAAGATGAGGACACGGGTGTGACGCTGTGGGAGTCCAACCCCATCGTGCGCTACCTGTGTGCCCGGCATTCGCCGGGCGACCTGTACCCCGAGGACCTGCCCACACGCTGTGTGGGCGAACAGTGGATGGACTGGCAGCAGACCACACTGAACCCCGCCGGACGCGATGCTTTCATCCAGTGGATACGCACACCTGCGGCACAGCGCAACGATGCACTGATTGCGGCGTCGGTGGCGACCACCGAGCCCCTGCTGGCGATGCTGGATGCCCACCTGGCGCGCCAACCGTACATGGCGGGCGAGCGCTTCACCATGGCCGATATCCCCGTGGGCTGCGAGATCCACCGCTGGTGGGGCCTGCCCCAGGCACGCCCGGCGCGGCCGCACCTGGAGCGGTGGTACAACATGGTCAGCACACGCCCCGGCGCACGGGGCGTGTTGGACCAGCCACTCTCCTGA
- a CDS encoding PLP-dependent aminotransferase family protein translates to MKLNDLPTSTWTLARRAERMNPSVIREILKVTEKPGIISLAGGLPSPKTFPVSAFAAASAAVLANDGPAALQYAASEGFAPLRQAIADFLPWNVDPEQVLITTGSQQALDLIAKVLIDENSRVLVETPTYLGALQAFTPMEPNVVSVASDDEGVLIDDLKAKVGTGANKARFLYVLPNFQNPTGRTMSDARRAALVQAAAELNLPLVEDNPYGDLWFDAPPPAPLTARNPEGCIYMGSFSKVLAPGLRLGFVVAPKAVYPKLLQAKQAADLHTPGYNQRLVAEVMKGNFLDRHVPTIRTLYKQQCEAMLTALTHEMQGLGVQWNRPDGGMFLWLRLPEGMSAIELLPKAVDRNVAFVPGAAFYADNADQRTLRLSFVTASVEQIATGIAALAAAIRESK, encoded by the coding sequence GTGAAACTGAACGACCTGCCCACCAGCACCTGGACCCTGGCGCGCCGCGCCGAGCGCATGAACCCATCGGTCATCCGCGAAATCCTCAAGGTCACGGAAAAGCCCGGCATCATCAGCCTGGCGGGCGGCCTGCCCTCGCCCAAGACCTTCCCCGTATCGGCCTTCGCTGCTGCATCAGCTGCCGTGCTGGCCAACGACGGCCCGGCCGCCCTGCAATACGCCGCCAGCGAAGGTTTTGCCCCGCTGCGCCAGGCCATTGCCGACTTTTTGCCGTGGAATGTGGATCCCGAGCAGGTGCTCATCACCACCGGATCACAACAAGCGCTGGACCTGATCGCCAAGGTGCTGATCGACGAAAACAGCCGCGTGCTGGTCGAAACCCCCACCTACCTGGGCGCGCTGCAGGCCTTCACGCCCATGGAGCCCAACGTGGTGTCCGTGGCCAGCGACGATGAAGGCGTGCTCATCGACGACCTGAAAGCCAAAGTGGGCACGGGTGCCAACAAGGCACGCTTTTTGTACGTGTTACCCAACTTCCAGAACCCCACCGGCCGCACCATGAGCGACGCGCGCCGCGCTGCGCTGGTACAAGCGGCGGCCGAGCTGAACCTGCCCCTGGTCGAAGACAACCCTTACGGCGACCTGTGGTTTGACGCTCCGCCACCCGCACCACTCACGGCCCGCAACCCCGAAGGCTGCATCTACATGGGCTCGTTCTCCAAGGTGCTGGCCCCTGGCCTGCGCCTGGGTTTTGTGGTGGCACCCAAGGCGGTGTACCCCAAGCTGCTGCAGGCCAAGCAGGCCGCCGACCTGCACACGCCCGGCTACAACCAGCGCCTGGTGGCCGAGGTGATGAAGGGCAACTTCCTGGACCGCCATGTGCCCACCATCCGCACGCTGTACAAGCAGCAGTGCGAAGCCATGCTGACTGCATTGACCCATGAAATGCAGGGCCTGGGCGTGCAGTGGAACCGCCCCGACGGCGGCATGTTCCTGTGGCTGCGCCTGCCCGAAGGCATGAGCGCCATCGAACTGCTGCCCAAAGCGGTGGACCGCAACGTGGCCTTTGTGCCCGGCGCCGCGTTTTATGCCGACAACGCCGACCAGCGCACGCTGCGCCTGTCGTTCGTCACCGCATCGGTGGAACAGATCGCCACCGGCATCGCCGCGTTGGCAGCTGCCATCCGCGAAAGCAAGTGA
- a CDS encoding DHCW motif cupin fold protein, whose translation MKMNHIPFGTTDWTTLPREEKGAQAGQAFWRTQQWGDMRVRMVEYTPGYVSDHWCTKGHVLLCLSGELHTELADGRQFTLTPGMSYQVADNAEPHRSTAPQGATLFVVD comes from the coding sequence ATGAAGATGAACCACATTCCGTTTGGCACCACCGACTGGACCACACTGCCCCGCGAAGAAAAAGGCGCGCAAGCGGGCCAGGCCTTCTGGCGCACGCAGCAGTGGGGCGACATGCGCGTGCGCATGGTCGAGTACACGCCCGGCTATGTGTCGGACCACTGGTGTACCAAGGGCCATGTGCTGCTGTGCCTGAGCGGAGAATTGCACACCGAGCTGGCCGACGGCCGCCAGTTCACCCTGACACCCGGTATGAGCTACCAGGTGGCGGACAATGCGGAACCACACCGGTCCACAGCGCCCCAGGGTGCCACCCTGTTTGTCGTGGACTGA
- a CDS encoding DMT family transporter, translating to MNRAQEKEALLWGLVGVTLFAATLPMTRLAVGPADAPQLSPWFVTFGRAAVAGLLSIGYLLWQRSRGRLNVPVKTEWPLLGVTAFGVIVGFPLFLALALRHVPSTHGAVVTALLPLSTAVLGALWFRQRPSTGFWACAVLGSGLVLGFMVWRAGGLYLGAANIYLLIAMTTGALGYIGGARLTPRLGAEQAICWVLACCLPLTLPIAWWFAPATPSAISAMGWMGFTYVALFSMWIGFFAWYRALALGAVRVSQIQLIQPFLSLLFAVPLLGEHLDATTLVFAIAVIATVFAGKKMPVHTAERPVP from the coding sequence ATGAACCGCGCCCAGGAAAAAGAAGCCCTGCTCTGGGGCCTGGTGGGCGTGACCCTTTTTGCCGCCACCCTGCCCATGACGCGCCTTGCAGTCGGCCCTGCCGACGCGCCCCAGCTGTCTCCTTGGTTCGTCACCTTTGGCCGTGCCGCCGTGGCAGGGTTGCTGTCCATCGGTTACCTGCTGTGGCAGCGGTCCCGTGGGCGCCTCAATGTTCCGGTGAAGACAGAGTGGCCCTTGCTGGGTGTCACCGCTTTTGGAGTGATCGTTGGGTTCCCGCTGTTCCTCGCACTGGCGCTACGCCATGTGCCCAGCACCCACGGCGCTGTCGTCACGGCGCTGCTGCCGCTGTCTACCGCGGTGCTGGGAGCGCTGTGGTTTCGGCAGCGCCCATCCACGGGCTTCTGGGCTTGCGCGGTTTTGGGCAGCGGCCTGGTACTTGGCTTCATGGTGTGGCGCGCGGGGGGGTTGTACCTGGGCGCTGCCAACATCTATCTACTGATCGCCATGACCACTGGCGCCTTGGGCTACATCGGCGGGGCACGCCTCACGCCGCGCCTGGGCGCCGAGCAGGCCATTTGCTGGGTGCTGGCGTGTTGCCTGCCACTGACCCTGCCTATCGCGTGGTGGTTTGCACCGGCAACACCGTCGGCGATCAGCGCCATGGGCTGGATGGGCTTCACCTATGTGGCCCTGTTTTCGATGTGGATCGGCTTTTTTGCCTGGTACCGCGCCCTGGCGCTGGGTGCTGTAAGGGTGAGCCAGATCCAGCTCATACAGCCTTTTCTGAGCCTGCTTTTTGCCGTGCCGCTGCTGGGCGAGCACCTGGATGCCACCACCCTGGTGTTTGCCATCGCAGTGATCGCCACGGTGTTTGCTGGCAAGAAGATGCCCGTGCACACCGCCGAAAGACCCGTCCCATGA
- a CDS encoding LysE family translocator has translation MSTAELTALLLFCTAMSFSPGPNTTLSTALAANLGLRRALRFCLAVPAGWTLLMLGSGLGLGALITGVPALRWAVTLLGVAYMLWLAFKLSRAGKMADIDTTRLNVTFWQGVGLQFVNIKAWMLALTLSAGWVVNAAGQPASNPGERLVIICGVMMVFAFTSNFVYALVGSLLRHWLAQGARLLWFNRALALVLVLTAYWMLTL, from the coding sequence ATGAGCACTGCCGAACTCACCGCCCTGCTGCTGTTTTGCACCGCCATGAGTTTCTCGCCGGGGCCCAACACCACCTTGTCCACCGCGCTGGCGGCCAACCTGGGCCTCAGACGCGCGCTGCGGTTTTGCTTGGCCGTGCCTGCGGGCTGGACACTGCTGATGCTGGGCAGCGGCCTGGGCCTGGGCGCGCTCATCACCGGCGTGCCCGCCCTGCGCTGGGCAGTGACGCTGCTGGGCGTGGCTTACATGCTCTGGCTGGCGTTCAAGCTCAGCCGCGCGGGCAAGATGGCCGACATCGACACCACGCGCCTGAACGTGACCTTCTGGCAAGGCGTGGGCCTGCAGTTCGTCAACATCAAGGCCTGGATGCTGGCCCTCACACTGAGCGCTGGCTGGGTGGTCAATGCAGCCGGCCAGCCGGCCTCCAACCCGGGCGAGCGCCTGGTGATCATCTGCGGCGTGATGATGGTGTTTGCGTTCACCAGCAATTTTGTCTACGCACTGGTGGGTTCGCTGCTGCGCCATTGGCTGGCGCAGGGCGCAAGGCTGCTGTGGTTCAACCGGGCCCTGGCCCTGGTGCTGGTGCTCACTGCGTACTGGATGCTCACGCTATGA
- a CDS encoding PLP-dependent aminotransferase family protein has protein sequence MLMKSPTQSLTEQLSARISERIRNRLLAPGARLPSVRQCAQQNGVSPSTVVAAYDQLLAQGLVEARKNRGFFVRESARAVGAADDETHPVDPAQESAAANWSTAHWFAARAAGRGGRSVSPVNATALIRGMFHKVSDKPQPGMGVFPPQWLESTFMPAAVRKVTSSRSLQDFSLQYGEPLGDAGLRRLLAKKLATLNVHTVPEHIITTVGATHALDIVSRTLLRPGDPVMVEEPGWAVEFARLAALGMHILPVPRRADGPDLEVMAKYCEVHKPKLYVSVSVFHNPTGYCLTPGSAHRILQLANQHNFHVVEDDTYSHIAPEHATRLTALDGLQRTIYVSGFAKILAPNWRIGYLAAPPALVEQLLDTKLLATLTTPALLEKALALCIEQGQLRRHAERIRTRLDAARARSVKLAMSAGCTFAAEPVGLFGWVETGVDTDALSQRMLDEGYLLAPGALFHAERKPSTLMRINFATTQDAAFWRTFERVRSEQGR, from the coding sequence ATGCTGATGAAATCCCCCACCCAGTCGCTCACCGAGCAGTTGTCTGCCCGAATCTCCGAGCGCATCCGCAACCGCCTGCTGGCGCCCGGTGCGCGCTTGCCGTCGGTGCGCCAGTGTGCGCAGCAAAACGGAGTGAGCCCGTCCACCGTGGTGGCGGCCTACGACCAGCTGCTGGCGCAGGGGCTGGTGGAAGCGCGCAAAAACCGGGGCTTCTTCGTGCGCGAAAGTGCTCGCGCGGTAGGCGCAGCCGACGACGAAACCCACCCCGTGGACCCTGCCCAGGAGAGTGCCGCCGCCAACTGGAGCACCGCCCATTGGTTTGCCGCGCGTGCCGCAGGGCGGGGGGGGCGAAGCGTATCGCCCGTGAATGCCACGGCGCTGATCCGGGGCATGTTCCACAAGGTCAGCGACAAGCCACAGCCCGGCATGGGCGTGTTTCCACCGCAGTGGCTGGAGTCCACCTTCATGCCCGCAGCGGTGCGCAAGGTGACCAGCTCGCGCAGCCTGCAGGATTTTTCGCTGCAGTACGGAGAGCCTTTGGGCGACGCGGGCCTGCGCCGCCTGCTGGCCAAGAAGCTGGCCACGCTCAACGTGCACACAGTGCCCGAGCACATCATCACCACCGTGGGGGCCACCCATGCGCTCGACATCGTGAGCCGCACGCTGCTGCGCCCGGGCGACCCGGTGATGGTCGAAGAGCCGGGTTGGGCCGTGGAGTTTGCGCGCCTGGCCGCCTTGGGCATGCACATCCTGCCCGTGCCTCGCCGCGCTGACGGGCCCGACCTGGAGGTGATGGCCAAATACTGCGAGGTGCACAAGCCCAAGCTCTACGTGAGCGTGAGCGTGTTCCACAACCCCACCGGCTACTGCCTCACGCCGGGCAGCGCACACCGCATCCTGCAACTGGCCAACCAGCACAATTTCCATGTCGTGGAGGACGACACCTACAGCCACATTGCGCCCGAGCACGCCACGCGGTTGACCGCGCTCGACGGCCTGCAGCGCACCATCTACGTGAGTGGTTTTGCCAAGATCCTGGCCCCCAACTGGCGCATTGGTTACCTGGCCGCGCCACCCGCGCTGGTGGAGCAGTTGCTCGATACCAAGTTGCTGGCCACGCTGACCACGCCGGCCTTGCTCGAAAAAGCCCTGGCGCTGTGCATCGAGCAGGGGCAGCTGCGGCGCCATGCCGAACGCATCCGTACCCGGCTGGATGCGGCGCGCGCGCGCAGCGTCAAGTTGGCAATGAGCGCTGGCTGCACTTTTGCCGCCGAGCCCGTGGGGCTGTTTGGCTGGGTGGAGACGGGGGTGGACACCGATGCGCTGTCGCAGCGCATGCTCGATGAGGGCTACCTGCTGGCACCCGGTGCGCTGTTCCATGCAGAGCGCAAGCCCAGCACGCTGATGCGCATCAACTTCGCCACCACGCAGGATGCAGCGTTCTGGCGCACTTTTGAGCGCGTGCGATCAGAGCAGGGGCGGTGA